DNA from Oxyura jamaicensis isolate SHBP4307 breed ruddy duck chromosome 4, BPBGC_Ojam_1.0, whole genome shotgun sequence:
AGGCCGTGTTGCTGCTGACTTTTCAGGCAGGTTGTGGGCTGCCTTTATGCTCTTCCATCTCAATATGAGGCAGAGGtgagctgccctgctgctgggactgGTTGTGCAGCACTTGGAGGGGTCGATTTGGGGCTCATGGAGAGAACCCAGCATCAGCTTTGCTGAGGAAGGACATCACCATCTGAGCTACCCctatcccagctgaaaatggggagaaattCATGAGCACTCTCCTCCAATCTTCATtcacctccagctccagcctgctctCTTGTGGGAATTTTAATTCCCCAGGATTTTTGACACTTTGTATGCTTTCTGTGAATCTTTTCCAGGCTTCTCACCTGGATTTTTAATCGGTTTGGCTGCAGTTGCTGCTGATAGGAGGGAATGGTTTCTTGGCTGGGCACCCGTTTGCAATGAATTTCCCCTAGTCCCCTTAGGGAGGAAGCTGTGCACGTCCCTGCCTGCTGAAAGAATGTGGAATGACTCCAACCGCTACCGTCAGGGATTTTTTATACACAGGCTTTCTTGTGCCCTGTCTCTTGCGTACATTCCCGTCCAACACAGGCAGCATGAACCTTCTGGCTTGGGAGCCACTGTCCTGTGGGCTATCCTACACTCTTGGCTGGGAAATCTGGCCAAAGCCTGCTGCATGTGGTCTCATGTTGGCCAGGGGAGTGATTGAACAGCTGGAGAACCTGTCTAAAGGAGCCCAGCACGTTTTGCAGAGATGAGATGAATAGATAACTCAGTTTTTAAGCATGGATGTAGGGAACAAGTTGGAGGCAGCTCTGCACGACTAACGCTGAAGGAGACGGGGCCTGACCGTGACCCATCCGATCGTAATGCCAGCTGTACTGGCAACTGGAAAGTAATAACTGGGGCAACTGGATTGAGACTGGTTCAGGTGTTGGTGGTCCTGGTACCTTGCAGCAGTATCCCCCATAGATTAGGGACCAATTACGGTCTTGTAGCATTCAAAGACTCGAGACAAAGGCGGGgcaagcagtgctgcagggagctcttTTGTCTAGGTTGGTGACATCGACATCTTGCTTCAGTACATCCCTCAAAGCTGGGAATATCCCAGGAGTAAAAGACAGTCGTGGGTCTCTGGAGGTCACTTGACCAATAGCTACTGTCACTCTGCATGCTCACGTGTACAGGGACATTCCCTAGGCACCCACTCAAGGTAGCGCAGGACAGGCTCAGTTCTGCTTTGCCTtcttggaaagcagcagcagcacaacgCCGTAAGAGAGAGGAAGGATACTCTTGTAAGAAGTCCAGAGTAGGCAGAGTTCAGAGAAGCTTTCAGACTCCACAGCATCCAGGATGTAGGCGACAATGAGCTGCGTGAAGACCCAGGTCGTGCCACGGTAGAGGAGCTTTGCAACACGGGAGATGGCCCAGGTGCTGAGGAAGGGATGGATACGGTAGTCGGCCTCCACCATGATGGCCCAGCACAGGAAACCAAAGACCTGCCCAGGCCGGAGGCCATGCCACCATGCGGAGAAGGCGAAAGTGGCGAGGAgcggctgggctgggcagcgcTGGAAGACCAGCCTCCGCAGCCAGCGGGATGTGCTCTTGTTCCAGGTTCGGGCAAAGACAGCCAGGCGGTGTGTGGTCTCCAGCACCCACAGGTCGTGGCCTGAAAggtctccctgccctgccaccagcccaaAGCCTGCCATCTCAAGGAGGGCCTCATCCAGTACCCACTGCGTGTAGTAGGCCAGCCTGAAGAGCAGGGCCCGCATCCATGCATGGCACAGGCTGGCCAGGACggagcagccctgtgcagggGGCAGCCAGCCCTCCAGCCCCACACGCAGCGCCTGCAGTGCCAGCGCCCCAAGGCACTTCTGGCCAGCAGCCTCCAGTGGCAGGGGGACAGCCCCCAGGGACTCAGCTTGGACCTGAAACCTGCTGAAGGGGTACAGGGGGCCTCCGAGGAGGGCTGGGAAAAAGAgcaggtagctgcagagaggCAAGGCTTGCTGTAAAAGCCCCTGGCCTGTCTGGGGCAGAACGGTCCCTTCATGGATGTCCAGGGCCAGAGATGTCGCTTTCTGGGTGAGCAGCATGATGGCGGAGAGGGCAACAGCTGGCCTGAAAGGAGAAAGCACCGGGGAGCTGCTGAGGATGCCTTGAAAGGAGCGCATGGGCACACGTGCtgtccctccctcctccccactgCCAAGCCCCCAGTGCCATCCATCAGCAGGGATGCAGCTGGGGGCCAAGGGGAGACCAACCAGCTTGGCCTGGGTGGGCCTCCGCCCTTCCAAAACGACTGGGAAggtggagagagagggaggcagggctggaaggttACCTGGCATCCTCTGACTCCAGCGCCAAGCTGCCCAGGCCCAGGTGGCAGAGCGTCTGCCAGCACATCTGGAGGCCAAAGACCCAGGTGTGGACGTGAGCTGGGCTGACGGAGAGGAGGACgagcacagagccagcagcagggataAGGAGCAACACAGCATAGCTGCCCATGGCTGTGGCTGCAAGGAGACATCCTCCAGCGAGGAGGAATGTGTACCTAGAAGAGACCAGATGCCCTTTGACTGGCTTTTGGGGAAAATGGCACTTGAGGCTCCAGCCCTGGTGATGGTAGTAGAGTGTAGTTTGAGGCAAGCGGCCTCCACAGTGCCCTGCAGCCCGCCTCTCGTGGCAGACGCTTGGTCCCTTGTGGGGCTGAGAGGTCACTGGCACCCCACCATAGCTGCAAGGCAGGGGCGGGGGGACTAGGTTGGGTATCACAGTCCCTGCCTGGCCTCCATCTTAGTCACATCAGAGACAGTCCCCATTCCCTCCGTGCTCCCTTTGCCCACGCACTCATCCCCGTACACCCCTGAAACCATCTCTTTCAACAGGAGAGTCTGGGCTGGCTGTTTTAGCCTTAACCACCCTGAACTGGCCCCACCACGCAAAGAGGGGAGTGGGGCAGCTCACGTCCACACCCCTATCAGCAAGGAATTGCTACCTTGTGTCCCACTGCACTTCTGGCTAGGAGAGACCCAGAAAGCACCCATGGACACAACCTGCCCttggtgcagcagcagaggtggtgACCACGTACCGAGCAGTCAGAGAGAGTTGTCCCGAAGCACAGAGGTGGTGGAAGAGAGCCGCGAAGGGGAAAGCTGCCAGCTGGtaccaggctgcagggagaaggaTGAGCATATCCACCCAGTGCATTGAGCACCTTGCTTCTTTGGCTGCCTCTGACACCTGGAAAACAGACTGAGCCAAGGgctcctctgcctctgctttaTATCTGGCAGGACCACgtcacaaacagcaaaaaaaaaacagcagagccAAGGAAACAGAGGTATCTGCAGGAAGAGGTGCGTGGTTTTTGCATTCGTCAGTGCTGGCTCCTTGAAACGCCTCTCTCCCAAGGTCTGTGAGCAGGTGGAAAAAGTTCGGGGTTGGTTATTTGCTCTGCCAGATGCCTGTGCCGTTACCACGTGCTTTGCAGGCAGTGAGAGTGAGCACCGAGATGAGAGCAGAGCCTCTTTGAGCTGCCAAATGTGTCATGCTGGGATGCACTTCAGAGCAAAATCCCCAGGTACAGAAGAGGCCTGGCCTCATCTCAGCTCAGTCCTTCATGGAAAGCTGTGGCTCTTTCCCATCTCTGGCGTTGCTTGTcgtggggtggtggtgggaatCTCCTACTGTTTAAATTCCTGGTGCCAGAGAGAAGATGGACTCTGTCACCTCTGCAAAAGGCATGGGGAGGGTGAGCCCATCAACCCCAACTTTTCGCTTACCAGACATAAAGAGATACTGCTATTCTTCCTGAACCTTTTTTAtttgagaagatgaaaaatggaATCACAGACATACTTGAGATCACAGAGATCAGCTGTTGCTGTTAAACTGCGCATTGGTTCAGAAATGTgtcatttcctctttttgtcAGACCTGAAAGGTGGTTTGAAGACTGAGCTCTACGGTGATCTGAAGACAGTTGCTATTGCTCTCAAAATGCTCCTAGTGGTAGTGGTATTTGATAGCTAAACAGaccacaaaggagaaaaaaaaaaaaaaaaaaaaagcccacaaaaaCAAAGTCAGTCAGTCTACAGGACTTcgttcttcatttttctttttgagataCAGGTAAGAAAATCTAGGTGAATTCAAATGGAAAgctcacacttttttttattattatttatttatttttgttttattccattgatatctgctttattttaggCAAATGAACAGTGTGATTGTGAAGAGAAATGCCATGGAATTTCCCTCTATATGAAAAAAGTACATATTACAGGGGCGGAAGAAATAAGGTTTTTCCCTTCCTTGgacaaatgattaaaaatatttagatttgcCTGGTTTTCAGTAAAAAAGACCAACATTTTTGCttaatgttacagaaaaacCTGTTCtcctcaaataaataaataaattttaatttaaaacttctaTGAATGTTTCTGCTCTTCAATGAGCATTTCAAGTCACCATGATGTTGGCAAGCCTACCACATTGTTTGGCATGGGTATAAGAAGGCAGGGAACAAAAccccatggaaaaaaatgactcaGGGTGAATACTGCAGGATAACTGGCtcttcattttgctgtgtttgtaaGGTACATTTTAAGAGGAAGATGTTAAACATTTGCAGTTCATATGTGATAGCAGTGGAGAGAAGCTTTTTCCATGTCACTTCTGGCATGCgtggcatgcagcagcagcctggtttCACAGGACTCATCCTGCCAAATCCATGGAGCCCAGCACTAACTTTgctgagtaaatatttttcaaggcCTTTGCAGTGCCTATTTAAGCAATTCACTGCTATGGTTCTGAAAAAATGCCATTGCTTTCCAGGAAGCAGAAATGAATTTCCTCAGTAGCATTGGAAATGTGATGCGCAGCTCATGCTGCTTATTTTATAATGTTAGCTGCTGGGCTGTGGAAGTGTGATCTTAAAGTGAGTGTATGAGCCAGAGAGAAACCTGTGAGAGAGCTTTATTTGCTTCATTTGTATGTACTACACAAGCAAAGACCCTGTTCCTGTCTGAGGAATTAATTCTTTGACAGCAAGTGAGGAAGAAGTGGGATGAGCAGTGTCAGAGCAAACTGTGGTCACAAAATCTGAGCAGATATGACTCAGACACGAGTCTTGGGCTACTATTCTGAAAGTTTTTAAGTTTTAAGCTGCtttgaagttttaaaacttttaaagttttaagcTGCTTTCTTAGTGGAATATAATTTTGCTTCAGGAACAGTTTTGGTGGCCTGTTGTAATGCAGCATATACTGATCTTATACATATTTAAGATATATATGTGATACACATACATTAATTTGCAGGAC
Protein-coding regions in this window:
- the MBOAT4 gene encoding ghrelin O-acyltransferase, which translates into the protein MVGCRLPQTTLYYHHQGWSLKCHFPQKPVKGHLVSSRYTFLLAGGCLLAATAMGSYAVLLLIPAAGSVLVLLSVSPAHVHTWVFGLQMCWQTLCHLGLGSLALESEDARPAVALSAIMLLTQKATSLALDIHEGTVLPQTGQGLLQQALPLCSYLLFFPALLGGPLYPFSRFQVQAESLGAVPLPLEAAGQKCLGALALQALRVGLEGWLPPAQGCSVLASLCHAWMRALLFRLAYYTQWVLDEALLEMAGFGLVAGQGDLSGHDLWVLETTHRLAVFARTWNKSTSRWLRRLVFQRCPAQPLLATFAFSAWWHGLRPGQVFGFLCWAIMVEADYRIHPFLSTWAISRVAKLLYRGTTWVFTQLIVAYILDAVESESFSELCLLWTSYKSILPLSYGVVLLLLSKKAKQN